A genome region from Brassica oleracea var. oleracea cultivar TO1000 chromosome C2, BOL, whole genome shotgun sequence includes the following:
- the LOC106326625 gene encoding uncharacterized protein LOC106326625 produces the protein MGSKAVVSVYLIISVCAAIFVTRGVAQMQNPQAIPGLFPPGLVPIDLVKCWSSLFTVQGCVLAISNSFFSGKFENVEAACCKLFSTLDANCWPHMFPLNPFFPPLLKDNCSPIIPNSPAHN, from the coding sequence ATGGGAAGCAAAGCTGTTGTCTCAGTCTACTTAATTATTTCAGTGTGTGCTGCCATCTTTGTCACTCGTGGAGTAGCTCAAATGCAAAATCCGCAGGCGATTCCAGGACTTTTTCCACCTGGCTTAGTACCTATTGATCTGGTCAAATGTTGGTCGTCTCTCTTTACCGTCCAAGGATGTGTCCTGGCAATCTCCAACTCATTTTTTTCTGGAAAATTTGAAAACGTTGAAGCGGCATGCTGCAAGTTGTTTTCAACTTTAGATGCAAACTGTTGGCCTCATATGTTTCCTTTGAATCCTTTCTTCCCTCCTCTCCTCAAGGACAATTGTTCGCCCATCATCCCTAACTCCCCTGCACACAACTGA
- the LOC106326194 gene encoding uncharacterized protein LOC106326194: MGSKAVVSVYLIISLCATIIVTRGVAQMQNPQAIPGHFPPGLVPIDLVKCWSSLFTVQGCVLAISNSFFSGKFENVEAACCKVFSTLDANCWPHMFPLNPFFPPLLKDNCARITPNSPPHN, from the coding sequence ATGGGAAGCAAAGCTGTTGTCTCAGTCTACTTAATTATTTCACTGTGTGCTACCATCATTGTCACTCGTGGAGTAGCTCAAATGCAAAATCCGCAGGCGATTCCAGGACATTTTCCACCTGGCTTAGTACCTATTGATCTCGTCAAATGTTGGTCGTCTCTCTTTACCGTCCAAGGATGTGTCTTGGCAATCTCCAACTCATTTTTTTCTGGAAAATTTGAAAACGTTGAAGCGGCATGCTGCAAGGTGTTTTCAACTTTAGATGCAAACTGTTGGCCGCATATGTTTCCTTTGAATCCTTTCTTCCCTCCTCTCCTCAAGGACAATTGTGCGCGTATCACCCCTAACTCCCCTCCACACAACTGA
- the LOC106327686 gene encoding plastidial pyruvate kinase 2: MAQVVATRSIQGSMLSPNGGSASTRSDKFLKPASFAVKVLGNEAKKSGRVSVRGGRKVDTTVRSARVETEVIPVSPEDVPNREEQLERFLEMQKFSDTSVGMWSKPTVRRKTKIVCTVGPSTNTREMIWKLAEAGMNVARMNMSHGDHASHKKVIDLVKEYNAQSKDNTIAIMLDTKGPEVRSGDLPQPIMLDPGQEFTFTIERGVSTPTCVSVNYDDFVNDVEAGDMLLVDGGMMSFMVKSKTKETVICEVVDGGELKSRRHLNVRGKSATLPSITEKDWEDIKFGVENKVDFYAVSFVKDAQVVHELKNYLQGCGADIHVIVKIESADSIPNLHSIITASDGAMVARGDLGAELPIEEVPILQERIINLCRSMGKAVIVATNMLESMIVHPTPTRAEVSDIAIAVREGADAVMLSGETAHGKFPLKAAGVMHTVALRTEATITTSTEMPPNLGQAFKNHMSEMFAYHATMMSNTLGTSTVVFTRTGFMAILLSHYRPSGTIYAFTNEKKIQQRLALYQGVCPIYMEFSDDAEDTFTKALATLLKQGMVKKGEEIAIVQSGSQPIWRSQSTHNIQVRKV; the protein is encoded by the exons ATGGCTCAGGTGGTTGCTACAAGGTCGATTCAAGGCTCGATGTTGAGTCCCAACGGTGGATCTGCGTCTACGAGATCCGACAAGTTTCTGAAGCCGGCGAGTTTCGCAGTGAAGGTTCTAGGAAACGAAGCCAAGAAGAGTGGAAGAGTCTCCGTGAGAGGAGGAAGAAAGGTTGATACTACTGTGAGATCTGCTCGTGTGGAGACCGAAGTCATTCCAGTGTCTCCCGAGGATGTTCCAAAC AGAGAGGAGCAATTGGAGCGGTTTTTGGAAATGCAGAAGTTTAGTGACACATCAGTAGGGATGTGGTCGAAACCGACAGTAAGGAGGAAGACAAAGATTGTCTGCACCGTTGGTCCTTCTACTAACACACGAGAAATGATATGGAAACTAGCTGAAGCTGGGATGAATGTTGCAAGGATGAACATGTCTCATGGGGATCATGCTTCTCATAAGAAGGTTATTGATTTGGTCAAAGAGTACAATGCACAATCTAAAGATAACACCATTGCTATCATGCTTGATACCAAG GGTCCAGAAGTTAGGAGTGGAGATTTACCCCAGCCGATTATGTTAGACCCTGGTCAAGAGTTTACTTTTACAATTGAGAGAGGAGTCAGCACACCAACTTGTGTAAGTGTTAACTATGATGATTTTGTCAACGATGTGGAGGCGGGAGACATGCTCCTTGTTGATG GTGGTATGATGTCGTTTATGGTGAAGTCTAAGACTAAAGAGACTGTCATATGTGAAGTTGTTGATGGTGGAGAGCTAAAGTCAAGGAGACACTTGAATGTCCGAGGGAAAAGTGCAACATTACCGTCAATCACTG AGAAGGATTGGGAGGATATTAAGTTCGGAGTGGAGAACAAAGTTGACTTTTATGCTGTTTCTTTTGTCAAAGATGCACAAGTGGTACATGAACTGAAGAATTACCTCCAAG GTTGTGGTGCCGATATTCACGTAATAGTAAAAATTGAAAGCGCAGACTCCATACCTAACTTGCATTCCATTATCACCGCATCAGATGGG GCAATGGTTGCAAGAGGTGATCTTGGTGCAGAGCTCCCTATTGAAGAAGTACCCATTCTTCAG GAGAGGATCATAAACCTATGCCGTAGCATGGGAAAAGCTGTGATTGTGGCGACTAACATGCTTGAGAGTATGATAGTTCATCCAACTCCAACCAGGGCGGAGGTTTCTGACATTGCTATAGCTGTTAGAGAAGGTGCTGATGCAGTAATGCTTTCAGGAGAAACTGCTCACGGAAA GTTCCCATTGAAAGCTGCTGGAGTGATGCATACAGTTGCACTGCGAACAGAAGCAACCATTACTACTAGTACTGAAATGCCACCTAATCTTGGTCAAGCCTTCAAG AACCATATGAGTGAGATGTTTGCATACCATGCAACCATGATGTCAAACACGCTTGGAACTTCAACTGTTGTCTTCACCAGAACTGGTTTCATGGCCATACTTTTAAGTCACTATCGCCCTTCTGGCACCATCTATGCCTTCACGAATGA GAAAAAAATACAGCAAAGATTAGCCTTGTATCAAGGGGTGTGCCCCATATATATGGAGTTCTCAGATGATGCAGAGGACACTTTCACTAAAGCTTTGGCTACACTACTG AAACAAGGAATGGTGAAGAAGGGAGAGGAAATAGCGATTGTACAGAGTGGGTCACAACCAATCTGGCGGTCTCAATCGACTCATAACATCCAAGTCCGCAAGGTGTAG
- the LOC106323486 gene encoding uncharacterized protein LOC106323486, with protein MQNPQAIPGLFPPGFVPIDLVKCWSSLFTVQGCVLAISNSFFSGKFENVEAACCVFNFRYMFPLNPFFPPLLKDNCARIIPNSPAHN; from the coding sequence ATGCAAAATCCGCAGGCGATTCCAGGACTTTTTCCACCTGGCTTTGTACCTATTGATCTCGTCAAATGTTGGTCGTCTCTCTTTACCGTCCAAGGATGTGTCTTGGCAATCTCCAACTCATTTTTTTCTGGAAAATTTGAAAACGTTGAAGCGGCATGCTGCGTTTTCAACTTTAGATATATGTTTCCTTTGAATCCTTTCTTCCCTCCTCTCCTCAAGGACAATTGTGCGCGTATCATCCCTAACTCCCCTGCACACAACTGA
- the LOC106327806 gene encoding uncharacterized protein LOC106327806 has protein sequence MAGDLLYAKTQRIVLLIDLNPLLLTPTSEQYLAVVISAAEKLLSFPPLSASLFSFKFFISSLSSLLSSSKLSALSIPSSKLSFDLPGPTLASLRRAIDAVKRCELRSTSNSAASPRGVNVAASLRQIVYDYAWEPVVRDPEIGMIPGFTDGGVDVVRSNLVLMFSPISRDLNCVSEFLDVKSGDECLSELGLFKSKFSEVFDCVNDLFGDRDIHLSWIDVRFGERSELGLKSGFLDSGIRELGWGQCSTDSIVYCSSIVPFGLIYPTIGVSPKLSTSRKFTAQASLEIADIDGKPMECKCGELEFSSSEISSGKRSDKFTNLVTASEESLTEEFCNGITKFSIKALRMCDDLVELERYTCDTFVVHEVSQEPDQNQEQESGFWADRVFQILEKETGEKVVKRSSPVWQILLSYLYREGYSALVSLTNSNGTSRTGILKPFTFSSALICVFDNEVSPQTVDHEDSSKMVSCGENKRKLSRKILNSLIDISWEDFCISVKGYGQIDLEDVYLSKFSNSKKYKFLKCWIKQIRIPRGCSLSVASSCDAQKDVEADPVVRKHNSSEETEKAISLPGSEEEIALSGNRLSVRQENDTSVIASESSEIFFASLPSKIKKGIESEEIDLAALAERLVKSYLLHSSQRLEKDYSCESGTLLSVTEELAKMLLKEPKDLVAKFKKKHSSSTENEQKSEEASPSNIIREYELQILFRMEILRSVIGLGNEESVTQKFAKQICMLLEAIQCKLDGGFFSDWSLDKYVDKIIKARYHHILGEAVSIIYTEMDLLMFSDEDLEDSFMKNEESSQSGRENIHSNGKSHHRSQRNEDVPGSSKKNLLKKESRECREARKVVEAQEMRERARRFSSFTSWMPDLCRVWAPKQAKNSKDKADQQKRLAKRKNEHRSVDYDRVCETPVTGDNKRTRTDDRDEYECGTLPRSSVPKALFQDDDS, from the exons ATGGCTGGAGATTTATTATACGCCAAAACGCAGCGTATCGTGCTCCTCATAGATCTCAACCCCCTTCTTCTCACACCCACATCGGAGCAATACCTAGCCGTCGTGATCTCCGCCGCCGAGAAGCTTCTCTCTTTCCCTCCACTCTCCGCTTCTCTCTTCTCTTTCAAGTTCTTCATTTCCTCTCTATCTTCTCTCTTATCTTCCTCGAAGCTCTCTGCGCTCTCGATTCCATCTTCCAAGCTTTCGTTTGACCTCCCTGGCCCTACACTCGCCTCCCTCAGACGCGCCATCGACGCCGTCAAGCGATGCGAGCTCCGATCGACTTCCAATTCGGCGGCGTCGCCTCGCGGGGTCAACGTCGCGGCGTCTTTGCGACAGATCGTTTACGATTACGCTTGGGAGCCGGTGGTTCGAGATCCGGAGATAGGTATGATTCCTGGGTTCACGGATGGTGGAGTTGACGTAGTTAGATCGAATTTGGTATTGATGTTTTCCCCAATTTCTAGGGATTTGAATTGTGTTTCTGAGTTTCTCGACGTTAAGAGTGGCGATGAGTGTTTGAGCGAGTTGGGTTTGTTCAAGTCAAAGTTCAGTGAGGTTTTTGACTGTGTCAATGACTTGTTTGGTGATAGAGATATTCACTTAAGCTGGATTGATGTTAGATTTGGTGAAAGAAGTGAATTGGGATTAAAGTCTGGGTTTTTAGATAGTGGAATTAGAGAATTGGGCTGGGGGCAGTGTTCTACGGATTCGATTGTTTATTGTTCTTCAATAGTTCCCTTTGGATTGATATATCCAACCATTGGTGTTTCTCCAAAGCTATCTACTAGCCGTAAGTTTACTGCTCAGGCCAGTCTTGAGATTGCTGACATTGATGGTAAACCTATGGAGTGCAAGTGCGGCGAGCTAGAGTTTTCTTCTTCTGAAATTTCTAGTGGGAAGAGGTCTGATAAGTTCACCAACTTGGTTACTGCATCTGAGGAATCTCTAACTGAAGAGTTCTGTAATGGAATCACCAAATTCAGTATTAAAGCCTTGAGGATGTGTGATGATCTTGTCGAGCTCGAGAGGTATACTTGTGATACTTTTGTTGTGCATGAAGTCTCCCAGGAACCTGACCAAAACCAGGAGCAGGAGAGTGGATTTTGGGCTGATCGGGTTTTTCAGATACTAGAGAAGGAGACGGGTGAGAAAGTAGTGAAAAGATCATCTCCTGTTTGGCAGATTTTATTAAGTTATCTCTATAGAGAAGGTTACTCAGCTTTGGTATCTCTAACGAATAGCAATGGTACTTCTCGGACAGGAATCCTCAAGCCATTTACTTTCTCCTCGGCTTTAATCTGTGTTTTTGACAATGAAGTCTCTCCTCAAACTGTGGATCATGAAGATAGCAGTAAGATGGTCAGTTGTGGCGAAAATAAAAGAAAGCTAAGCAGAAAGATTCTAAACTCACTTATTGACATTAGCTGGGAGGATTTCTGCATATCAGTGAAAGGTTATGGTCAAATAGATCTAGAGGATGTATATCTATCCAAGTTTAGCAACTCGAAGAAATATAAGTTTCTGAAATGCTGGATAAAACAGATTAGGATACCGAGAGGTTGCAGCTTATCCGTTGCTAGTAGCTGCGATGCACAGAAAGATGTGGAAGCGGATCCAGTTGTGAGAAAGCACAACTCATCTGAAGAGACAGAAAAGGCTATATCTTTACCTGGATCTGAGGAGGAGATAGCTCTGAGTGGAAATCGTCTATCCGTAAGGCAGGAGAATGATACATCTGTTATAGCGTCAGAGTCATCAGAAATTTTCTTTGCTAGTCTTCCTAGTAAAATAAAGAAAGGGATCGAGTCTGAGGAAATAGATTTGGCAGCTCTGGCAGAACGGCTTGTCAAGTCCTATCTCCTTCATTCCTCTCAAAGACTTGAGAAGGATTATAGTTGTGAGAGTGGAACCCTCTTGTCGGTCACTGAGGAGCTAGCCAAGATGTTACTGAAAGAACCGAAAGATTTAGTTGCCAAGTTTAAAAAGAAACATTCATCATCCACGGAAAATGAGCAGAAGTCTGAAGAAGCTTCACCCAGTAACATCATTAGAGA ATACGAGCTGCAGATTCTTTTTCGAATGGAGATTCTAAGATCAGTGATAGGTTTGGGAAATGAGGAGTCTGTAACTCAGAAGTTTGCAAAACAGATTTGCATGCTTCTTGAGGCCATTCAGTGCAAGTTAGACGGCGGATTCTTTAGTGATTGGAGTCTTGATAAGTATGTGGATAAAATTATAAAAGCCAG GTATCATCATATTCTTGGAGAAGCTGTCAGCATAATTTATACAGAGATGGATCTGCTTATGTTCAGTGATGAGGATCTTGAAGATAGTTTCATGAAAAATGAAGAGAGTAGCCAATCAGGGAGAGAAAACATCCATAGCAATGGCAAGAGTCATCATCGTAGTCAAAGAAATGAAGATGTTCCCGGTTCGAGTAAGAAGAACCTTTTGAAGAAAGAGAGCAGGGAGTGCAGAGAAGCTAGGAAAGTAGTTGAAGCACAAGAAATGAGGGAAAGGGCAAGAAGATTCTCGAGTTTCACAAGTTGGATGCCTGATCTTTGTAGAGTTTGGGCACCGAAACAAGCAAAGAACTCTAAAGACAAAGCGGATCAGCAAAAGAGATTAGCCAAAAGGAAGAACGAACATAGATCAGTGGACTATGACAGAGTATGCGAGACACCAGTGACAGGAGATAACAAACGAACACGAACTGATGACAGAGATGAATACGAGTGTGGGACACTGCCTCGTAGTTCCGTACCAAAGGCTTTGTTTCAGGATGATGATTCTTAG